One genomic region from Mastacembelus armatus chromosome 21, fMasArm1.2, whole genome shotgun sequence encodes:
- the lims2 gene encoding LIM and senescent cell antigen-like-containing domain protein 1 isoform X5, which translates to MANALANAMCERCKSGFAPAEKIVNSNGELYHEQCFVCAQCFQQFPEGLFYEFEGRKYCEHDFQMLFAPCCHQCGEFIIGRVIKAMNNSWHPDCFCCDICQAVLADVGFVKNAGRHLCRPCHNREKARGLGKYICQKCHAIIDEQPLLFKNDPYHPDHFNCTNCGKELTADARELKGELYCLPCHDKMGVPICGACRRPIEGRVVNAMGKQWHVEHFVCAKCEKPFLGHRHYERKGLAYCETHYNQLFGDVCYHCNRVIEGDVVSALNKAWCVNCFACSTCNTKLTLKDKFVEVDLKPVCKHCYERLPDDMKRQLAKRERDSKEKKKKFLPKLPMCL; encoded by the exons ATGGCCAATGCTCTGGCCAATGCCATGTGTGAGCGCTGCAAGAGTGGCTTTGCTCCTGCAGAGAAGATAGTGAACAGCAATGGGGAACTGTACCATGAACAGTGCTTTGTGTGTGCCCAGTGTTTCCAGCAGTTCCCAGAGGGACTTTTCTATGAG TTTGAAGGTAGGAAGTACTGTGAGCATGACTTCCAGATGCTGTTCGCACCCTGCTGCCACCAGTGTG GTGAATTCATCATTGGCCGTGTGATCAAGGCCATGAACAACAGTTGGCATCCAGACTGTTTCTGCTGTGATATCTGCCAGGCTGTGCTAGCCGATGTTGGATTTGTTAAGAATGCTGGAAG GCACCTGTGTCGTCCATGTCACAACAGAGAGAAAGCTCGGGGCCTTGGCAAGTACATCTGCCAGAAGTGTCACGCCATTATTGATGAGCAACCTCTGCTGTTCAAGAATGACCCCTACCACCCTGATCACTTCAACTGCACCAACTGCGG aaaGGAGCTTACTGCTGATGCCAGGGAGCTGAAGGGGGAGCTCTACTGCCTTCCCTGCCATGACAAGATGGGTGTCCCCATCTGCGGAGCCTGCAGGAGACCCATTGAGGGCCGTGTGGTCAATGCCATGGGCAAGCAGTGGCATGTGGAG CATTTTGTGTGTGCTAAGTGTGAGAAACCCTTCCTGGGACACCGTCACTATGAACGCAAGGGCCTGGCCTACTGCGAAACACACTACAACCAG CTGTTTGGAGATGTTTGCTACCACTGCAATCGTGTTATTGAAGGAGATG tgGTGTCTGCCCTTAACAAGGCTTGGTGTGTGAACTGTTTTGCCTGCTCTACCTGCAACACCAAACTCACCCTTAA GGACAAGTTTGTGGAGGTGGACCTGAAGCCTGTGTGTAAGCACTGCTACGAACGCCTGCCAGACGACATGAAACGACAGCTAGCCAAACGCGAGCGAGACtcaaaagagaagaagaagaaattttTGCCCAAGTTACCCATGTGTCTGTGA
- the lims2 gene encoding LIM and senescent cell antigen-like-containing domain protein 1 isoform X2, producing the protein MSKEMKGRAVPPSIPEDREALDHVSHEEMNGYHQRLQGEDGGEAEVPVSKSQRRKSDVKVYKEFCDFYARFNMANALANAMCERCKSGFAPAEKIVNSNGELYHEQCFVCAQCFQQFPEGLFYEFEGRKYCEHDFQMLFAPCCHQCGEFIIGRVIKAMNNSWHPDCFCCDICQAVLADVGFVKNAGRHLCRPCHNREKARGLGKYICQKCHAIIDEQPLLFKNDPYHPDHFNCTNCGKELTADARELKGELYCLPCHDKMGVPICGACRRPIEGRVVNAMGKQWHVEHFVCAKCEKPFLGHRHYERKGLAYCETHYNQLFGDVCYHCNRVIEGDVVSALNKAWCVNCFACSTCNTKLTLKNKFVEFDMKPVCKKCYEKFPLELKKRLKKLSEAVARK; encoded by the exons ATGAGTAAAGAGATGAAAGGTCGTGCTGTACCACCATCAATACCTGAGGATAGGGAAGCACTGGACCATGTTTCTCACGAGGAGATGAACGGATACCACCAGAGGCTTCAGGGTGAAGATGGGGGAGAGGCTGAGGTCCCAGTGTCCAAGTCTCAGAGGCGGAAGAGCGATGTCAAAGTCTATAAGgagttttgtgatttttacgCCCGCTT CAACATGGCCAATGCTCTGGCCAATGCCATGTGTGAGCGCTGCAAGAGTGGCTTTGCTCCTGCAGAGAAGATAGTGAACAGCAATGGGGAACTGTACCATGAACAGTGCTTTGTGTGTGCCCAGTGTTTCCAGCAGTTCCCAGAGGGACTTTTCTATGAG TTTGAAGGTAGGAAGTACTGTGAGCATGACTTCCAGATGCTGTTCGCACCCTGCTGCCACCAGTGTG GTGAATTCATCATTGGCCGTGTGATCAAGGCCATGAACAACAGTTGGCATCCAGACTGTTTCTGCTGTGATATCTGCCAGGCTGTGCTAGCCGATGTTGGATTTGTTAAGAATGCTGGAAG GCACCTGTGTCGTCCATGTCACAACAGAGAGAAAGCTCGGGGCCTTGGCAAGTACATCTGCCAGAAGTGTCACGCCATTATTGATGAGCAACCTCTGCTGTTCAAGAATGACCCCTACCACCCTGATCACTTCAACTGCACCAACTGCGG aaaGGAGCTTACTGCTGATGCCAGGGAGCTGAAGGGGGAGCTCTACTGCCTTCCCTGCCATGACAAGATGGGTGTCCCCATCTGCGGAGCCTGCAGGAGACCCATTGAGGGCCGTGTGGTCAATGCCATGGGCAAGCAGTGGCATGTGGAG CATTTTGTGTGTGCTAAGTGTGAGAAACCCTTCCTGGGACACCGTCACTATGAACGCAAGGGCCTGGCCTACTGCGAAACACACTACAACCAG CTGTTTGGAGATGTTTGCTACCACTGCAATCGTGTTATTGAAGGAGATG tgGTGTCTGCCCTTAACAAGGCTTGGTGTGTGAACTGTTTTGCCTGCTCTACCTGCAACACCAAACTCACCCTTAA GAACAAGTTTGTAGAGTTTGATATGAAGCCAGTGTGTAAGAAGTGCTATGAGAAGTTCCCTCTGGAGCTGAAGAAGAGACTGAAGAAGCTGTCTGAAGCTGTTGCACGGAAGTAA
- the lims2 gene encoding LIM and senescent cell antigen-like-containing domain protein 1 isoform X3 — protein MNSLRLKELSNSDLYRRRQDRPDSYGSVARDSLSNMANALANAMCERCKSGFAPAEKIVNSNGELYHEQCFVCAQCFQQFPEGLFYEFEGRKYCEHDFQMLFAPCCHQCGEFIIGRVIKAMNNSWHPDCFCCDICQAVLADVGFVKNAGRHLCRPCHNREKARGLGKYICQKCHAIIDEQPLLFKNDPYHPDHFNCTNCGKELTADARELKGELYCLPCHDKMGVPICGACRRPIEGRVVNAMGKQWHVEHFVCAKCEKPFLGHRHYERKGLAYCETHYNQLFGDVCYHCNRVIEGDVVSALNKAWCVNCFACSTCNTKLTLKDKFVEVDLKPVCKHCYERLPDDMKRQLAKRERDSKEKKKKFLPKLPMCL, from the exons ATGAACTCTTTGAGACTGAAAGAGTTGTCAAACTCAGACTTGTACAGACGGAGGCAGGATAGACCAGATAGCTATGGAAGCGTGGCTCGGGACAGCCTCAG CAACATGGCCAATGCTCTGGCCAATGCCATGTGTGAGCGCTGCAAGAGTGGCTTTGCTCCTGCAGAGAAGATAGTGAACAGCAATGGGGAACTGTACCATGAACAGTGCTTTGTGTGTGCCCAGTGTTTCCAGCAGTTCCCAGAGGGACTTTTCTATGAG TTTGAAGGTAGGAAGTACTGTGAGCATGACTTCCAGATGCTGTTCGCACCCTGCTGCCACCAGTGTG GTGAATTCATCATTGGCCGTGTGATCAAGGCCATGAACAACAGTTGGCATCCAGACTGTTTCTGCTGTGATATCTGCCAGGCTGTGCTAGCCGATGTTGGATTTGTTAAGAATGCTGGAAG GCACCTGTGTCGTCCATGTCACAACAGAGAGAAAGCTCGGGGCCTTGGCAAGTACATCTGCCAGAAGTGTCACGCCATTATTGATGAGCAACCTCTGCTGTTCAAGAATGACCCCTACCACCCTGATCACTTCAACTGCACCAACTGCGG aaaGGAGCTTACTGCTGATGCCAGGGAGCTGAAGGGGGAGCTCTACTGCCTTCCCTGCCATGACAAGATGGGTGTCCCCATCTGCGGAGCCTGCAGGAGACCCATTGAGGGCCGTGTGGTCAATGCCATGGGCAAGCAGTGGCATGTGGAG CATTTTGTGTGTGCTAAGTGTGAGAAACCCTTCCTGGGACACCGTCACTATGAACGCAAGGGCCTGGCCTACTGCGAAACACACTACAACCAG CTGTTTGGAGATGTTTGCTACCACTGCAATCGTGTTATTGAAGGAGATG tgGTGTCTGCCCTTAACAAGGCTTGGTGTGTGAACTGTTTTGCCTGCTCTACCTGCAACACCAAACTCACCCTTAA GGACAAGTTTGTGGAGGTGGACCTGAAGCCTGTGTGTAAGCACTGCTACGAACGCCTGCCAGACGACATGAAACGACAGCTAGCCAAACGCGAGCGAGACtcaaaagagaagaagaagaaattttTGCCCAAGTTACCCATGTGTCTGTGA
- the lims2 gene encoding LIM and senescent cell antigen-like-containing domain protein 1 isoform X4, whose amino-acid sequence MLGITEMTNGNMANALANAMCERCKSGFAPAEKIVNSNGELYHEQCFVCAQCFQQFPEGLFYEFEGRKYCEHDFQMLFAPCCHQCGEFIIGRVIKAMNNSWHPDCFCCDICQAVLADVGFVKNAGRHLCRPCHNREKARGLGKYICQKCHAIIDEQPLLFKNDPYHPDHFNCTNCGKELTADARELKGELYCLPCHDKMGVPICGACRRPIEGRVVNAMGKQWHVEHFVCAKCEKPFLGHRHYERKGLAYCETHYNQLFGDVCYHCNRVIEGDVVSALNKAWCVNCFACSTCNTKLTLKDKFVEVDLKPVCKHCYERLPDDMKRQLAKRERDSKEKKKKFLPKLPMCL is encoded by the exons CAACATGGCCAATGCTCTGGCCAATGCCATGTGTGAGCGCTGCAAGAGTGGCTTTGCTCCTGCAGAGAAGATAGTGAACAGCAATGGGGAACTGTACCATGAACAGTGCTTTGTGTGTGCCCAGTGTTTCCAGCAGTTCCCAGAGGGACTTTTCTATGAG TTTGAAGGTAGGAAGTACTGTGAGCATGACTTCCAGATGCTGTTCGCACCCTGCTGCCACCAGTGTG GTGAATTCATCATTGGCCGTGTGATCAAGGCCATGAACAACAGTTGGCATCCAGACTGTTTCTGCTGTGATATCTGCCAGGCTGTGCTAGCCGATGTTGGATTTGTTAAGAATGCTGGAAG GCACCTGTGTCGTCCATGTCACAACAGAGAGAAAGCTCGGGGCCTTGGCAAGTACATCTGCCAGAAGTGTCACGCCATTATTGATGAGCAACCTCTGCTGTTCAAGAATGACCCCTACCACCCTGATCACTTCAACTGCACCAACTGCGG aaaGGAGCTTACTGCTGATGCCAGGGAGCTGAAGGGGGAGCTCTACTGCCTTCCCTGCCATGACAAGATGGGTGTCCCCATCTGCGGAGCCTGCAGGAGACCCATTGAGGGCCGTGTGGTCAATGCCATGGGCAAGCAGTGGCATGTGGAG CATTTTGTGTGTGCTAAGTGTGAGAAACCCTTCCTGGGACACCGTCACTATGAACGCAAGGGCCTGGCCTACTGCGAAACACACTACAACCAG CTGTTTGGAGATGTTTGCTACCACTGCAATCGTGTTATTGAAGGAGATG tgGTGTCTGCCCTTAACAAGGCTTGGTGTGTGAACTGTTTTGCCTGCTCTACCTGCAACACCAAACTCACCCTTAA GGACAAGTTTGTGGAGGTGGACCTGAAGCCTGTGTGTAAGCACTGCTACGAACGCCTGCCAGACGACATGAAACGACAGCTAGCCAAACGCGAGCGAGACtcaaaagagaagaagaagaaattttTGCCCAAGTTACCCATGTGTCTGTGA
- the lims2 gene encoding LIM and senescent cell antigen-like-containing domain protein 1 isoform X1: MSKEMKGRAVPPSIPEDREALDHVSHEEMNGYHQRLQGEDGGEAEVPVSKSQRRKSDVKVYKEFCDFYARFNMANALANAMCERCKSGFAPAEKIVNSNGELYHEQCFVCAQCFQQFPEGLFYEFEGRKYCEHDFQMLFAPCCHQCGEFIIGRVIKAMNNSWHPDCFCCDICQAVLADVGFVKNAGRHLCRPCHNREKARGLGKYICQKCHAIIDEQPLLFKNDPYHPDHFNCTNCGKELTADARELKGELYCLPCHDKMGVPICGACRRPIEGRVVNAMGKQWHVEHFVCAKCEKPFLGHRHYERKGLAYCETHYNQLFGDVCYHCNRVIEGDVVSALNKAWCVNCFACSTCNTKLTLKDKFVEVDLKPVCKHCYERLPDDMKRQLAKRERDSKEKKKKFLPKLPMCL, from the exons ATGAGTAAAGAGATGAAAGGTCGTGCTGTACCACCATCAATACCTGAGGATAGGGAAGCACTGGACCATGTTTCTCACGAGGAGATGAACGGATACCACCAGAGGCTTCAGGGTGAAGATGGGGGAGAGGCTGAGGTCCCAGTGTCCAAGTCTCAGAGGCGGAAGAGCGATGTCAAAGTCTATAAGgagttttgtgatttttacgCCCGCTT CAACATGGCCAATGCTCTGGCCAATGCCATGTGTGAGCGCTGCAAGAGTGGCTTTGCTCCTGCAGAGAAGATAGTGAACAGCAATGGGGAACTGTACCATGAACAGTGCTTTGTGTGTGCCCAGTGTTTCCAGCAGTTCCCAGAGGGACTTTTCTATGAG TTTGAAGGTAGGAAGTACTGTGAGCATGACTTCCAGATGCTGTTCGCACCCTGCTGCCACCAGTGTG GTGAATTCATCATTGGCCGTGTGATCAAGGCCATGAACAACAGTTGGCATCCAGACTGTTTCTGCTGTGATATCTGCCAGGCTGTGCTAGCCGATGTTGGATTTGTTAAGAATGCTGGAAG GCACCTGTGTCGTCCATGTCACAACAGAGAGAAAGCTCGGGGCCTTGGCAAGTACATCTGCCAGAAGTGTCACGCCATTATTGATGAGCAACCTCTGCTGTTCAAGAATGACCCCTACCACCCTGATCACTTCAACTGCACCAACTGCGG aaaGGAGCTTACTGCTGATGCCAGGGAGCTGAAGGGGGAGCTCTACTGCCTTCCCTGCCATGACAAGATGGGTGTCCCCATCTGCGGAGCCTGCAGGAGACCCATTGAGGGCCGTGTGGTCAATGCCATGGGCAAGCAGTGGCATGTGGAG CATTTTGTGTGTGCTAAGTGTGAGAAACCCTTCCTGGGACACCGTCACTATGAACGCAAGGGCCTGGCCTACTGCGAAACACACTACAACCAG CTGTTTGGAGATGTTTGCTACCACTGCAATCGTGTTATTGAAGGAGATG tgGTGTCTGCCCTTAACAAGGCTTGGTGTGTGAACTGTTTTGCCTGCTCTACCTGCAACACCAAACTCACCCTTAA GGACAAGTTTGTGGAGGTGGACCTGAAGCCTGTGTGTAAGCACTGCTACGAACGCCTGCCAGACGACATGAAACGACAGCTAGCCAAACGCGAGCGAGACtcaaaagagaagaagaagaaattttTGCCCAAGTTACCCATGTGTCTGTGA